From a region of the Tateyamaria omphalii genome:
- a CDS encoding CsbD family protein, with protein MNWDTIKGNWKQMTGSMKEKWGELTDDDLQQAEGDREQLAGKIQERYGMAKDEAESQIDAFIAENKAKF; from the coding sequence ATGAACTGGGATACGATCAAGGGCAACTGGAAGCAGATGACAGGCTCCATGAAGGAGAAATGGGGCGAGTTGACGGACGACGATCTGCAACAGGCCGAGGGCGACCGCGAGCAATTGGCGGGCAAGATTCAGGAGCGCTATGGCATGGCCAAGGATGAGGCCGAGAGCCAGATTGACGCGTTCATCGCAGAGAACAAAGCCAAGTTTTGA
- a CDS encoding dimethylsulfonioproprionate lyase family protein, translated as MSDRSTLKDHPDWTYVLRDSYDFYRRQSAGGSAKIRTHQRSVRERINRVIKANAEVRFPEPADKPVTQHLRRALDNGRMERHAPFIRSLDAIRHRLTWQYGYEKVPRGLERKFAYAELVGPSGPVITNEVILGLVLFAPACTYPAHAHDGITESYICLSGAVSENDQGVYGPGSLIFNPPEQLHRITVADHVPALLFYAWEGAPEKLAQQKMVFTRKR; from the coding sequence ATGTCTGACCGCTCTACCCTCAAGGACCACCCGGACTGGACCTATGTCCTGCGCGACAGCTACGATTTTTACCGCCGTCAGTCTGCGGGCGGCAGTGCCAAGATCCGGACCCATCAGCGCAGTGTGCGGGAACGCATCAACCGGGTGATCAAGGCGAATGCCGAGGTGCGCTTTCCCGAACCTGCCGATAAGCCCGTCACCCAGCACCTGCGCCGCGCGCTCGACAATGGACGGATGGAGCGGCACGCGCCCTTCATCCGCTCGCTGGATGCGATCCGGCACCGGCTGACCTGGCAATACGGATATGAAAAAGTGCCGCGCGGGTTGGAACGGAAGTTTGCGTATGCGGAATTGGTCGGGCCGAGCGGGCCGGTGATCACGAACGAGGTGATCCTGGGGCTGGTCCTGTTTGCCCCCGCCTGCACCTATCCTGCGCACGCCCATGACGGCATCACGGAAAGCTACATCTGCCTGTCGGGGGCTGTGTCCGAGAACGATCAGGGTGTCTACGGCCCCGGCTCGCTGATCTTCAACCCGCCGGAGCAGTTGCACCGCATCACGGTCGCCGACCATGTGCCTGCGCTTCTGTTCTATGCGTGGGAGGGCGCGCCGGAGAAACTGGCGCAGCAGAAGATGGTGTTTACGCGCAAGCGGTGA
- a CDS encoding sulfotransferase family 2 domain-containing protein → MILSTGRKYVFVHAPKTGGTALALALENRAMKDDIMLGDTPKALKRRRRVQGIKTRGRLWKHATLADIDGLVPSLDGLFAFTLVRNPWDRMVSYYHWLRDQEFDHPAVALARQMDFVAFTCSMHTRSSMRASPARHYMTDAQGHERCDLYIRLEHFDDDAAPLWDHLGFALALPHANRSRRDADYRGYYTDAARAAVAEACAEDIERFGYSFD, encoded by the coding sequence ATGATCCTCAGCACGGGCCGCAAATACGTCTTTGTCCACGCGCCCAAGACGGGCGGCACGGCGCTGGCGCTGGCGCTTGAAAACCGCGCGATGAAGGATGATATCATGCTGGGCGACACGCCTAAGGCGCTCAAGCGGCGGCGGCGGGTGCAGGGGATCAAGACGCGCGGGCGACTGTGGAAACACGCGACGCTGGCGGATATCGACGGCCTGGTGCCCAGCCTTGACGGGCTCTTTGCCTTTACCCTCGTGCGCAATCCGTGGGACCGCATGGTCAGTTATTACCATTGGCTGCGCGATCAGGAGTTTGACCACCCGGCGGTGGCGCTGGCGCGGCAGATGGACTTTGTCGCGTTCACATGTTCGATGCACACGCGGTCTTCGATGCGGGCCAGCCCCGCGCGACATTACATGACCGACGCTCAGGGGCACGAGCGCTGCGACCTTTACATCCGGCTCGAGCACTTTGACGACGATGCCGCGCCGCTTTGGGATCACCTGGGGTTCGCGCTGGCGCTGCCCCATGCCAACCGGTCCCGGCGCGATGCGGATTACAGGGGCTATTACACCGATGCGGCGCGCGCCGCGGTGGCCGAAGCCTGTGCCGAAGACATCGAGAGATTCGGCTACAGCTTCGACTGA
- a CDS encoding Hint domain-containing protein, protein MFGWTKTRAAHRMAEMSAAWDGGVMTTRGLLGGTRVATSMGWRAVDALAVGDLVLTFDAGLRPLVEVRRDIFWTADAPVPAAYHSVFVPAGALGNSADLELLPDQGVLVESDAACDAFGDPFAVLSAKSLDGFRGIRRMVPQPQIEIVTLIFADEQVVYAEGGALAHCPPAVRPIDALGIAHDAYDVLPARDAAFLVECMKVEDELYVQAA, encoded by the coding sequence ATGTTTGGATGGACAAAGACACGCGCGGCGCACCGCATGGCCGAAATGTCAGCCGCCTGGGACGGTGGGGTCATGACAACGCGGGGGCTGCTGGGCGGCACGCGGGTGGCCACGTCGATGGGCTGGCGCGCGGTGGATGCGCTCGCGGTGGGTGATCTGGTGCTGACCTTTGATGCGGGACTGCGTCCGCTGGTTGAGGTGCGGCGCGATATCTTCTGGACTGCGGACGCGCCGGTGCCCGCGGCCTATCATTCCGTCTTTGTCCCCGCGGGGGCGCTCGGGAATTCCGCCGATCTGGAATTGCTGCCGGATCAGGGCGTGCTGGTGGAAAGCGATGCGGCTTGCGATGCGTTTGGCGATCCCTTTGCCGTGCTGTCGGCCAAATCGCTGGACGGATTTCGCGGCATCCGCCGCATGGTGCCACAACCGCAGATCGAGATTGTGACCCTCATTTTTGCCGATGAGCAGGTTGTCTATGCCGAAGGGGGCGCGCTGGCGCATTGCCCGCCCGCGGTTCGGCCCATCGACGCGCTGGGCATCGCCCATGATGCCTATGACGTGCTGCCCGCTCGCGACGCTGCGTTCCTGGTGGAATGCATGAAGGTCGAGGATGAGCTTTACGTGCAGGCGGCCTGA
- a CDS encoding DUF427 domain-containing protein, whose translation MSLDDAPAPPGYRIDVAPLPHPVRIFHDDILLAETMRARVMYETRLPAAIYVPREDIRVPLGPKTDLQTFCPFKGTASYHDVLLDSGTIENGVWSYVSALPESKGIQGYVGFMPNAATHVDLGQNEVQAARDGSITGPLVDWLMREAGTLSDPETFTHAVATKMRENGIAVSRLAVLIWSLHPMIAGKNYIWRAETDEVRTFAPSYDIHERPGFLNSPLQHVSNGLGGVRQRLADTDTASSFPIMDDLRAEGATDYVAMPLPFSDGRTNVLTLTSDHPDGFTTENLGLVFECATVISRYYEVFMQRENAQALLETYVGKRSGARVLGGEIRRGDGDEIDAAIMFCDLRGSTRLEQELPRGEYIALLNAFLEITSNIVDQRGGEVLKFIGDAVLAVFPAGEDAAAACAAALDAARAVVDQVSADDATARTSCAIGIAFGCVTYGNIGSSTRLDFTVIGLAANVAARLCDAGKRHGHAIVVTDEVAAGRTGLTDLGPLALRGFSAPVRAFGDGA comes from the coding sequence ATGAGCCTTGATGACGCGCCTGCCCCGCCGGGCTACCGCATTGATGTCGCACCACTGCCGCATCCCGTGCGCATTTTCCACGATGACATCCTGCTGGCCGAGACGATGCGCGCGCGCGTCATGTATGAGACGCGGTTGCCTGCGGCCATCTATGTGCCGCGCGAGGATATCCGCGTGCCGCTGGGGCCGAAGACCGACCTTCAGACCTTTTGCCCGTTTAAGGGGACGGCGAGCTATCACGACGTGCTGCTGGACAGCGGGACAATTGAAAACGGGGTCTGGAGCTATGTCTCTGCCCTGCCCGAGAGCAAGGGGATCCAGGGCTATGTCGGTTTCATGCCAAATGCCGCGACCCACGTTGATCTGGGCCAGAACGAAGTGCAGGCGGCCCGTGATGGCAGCATCACCGGCCCGCTGGTGGATTGGCTGATGCGCGAGGCGGGCACGCTGTCTGACCCCGAGACGTTTACCCATGCCGTTGCCACCAAGATGCGCGAGAACGGAATTGCGGTATCGCGCTTGGCGGTGCTGATCTGGTCCCTGCATCCGATGATTGCGGGCAAGAACTATATCTGGCGGGCGGAGACGGACGAGGTGCGGACCTTTGCCCCGTCTTATGACATTCACGAGCGCCCCGGCTTTCTGAACAGCCCGTTGCAACACGTGTCGAACGGTCTGGGCGGGGTGCGGCAGCGGTTGGCGGACACCGACACCGCGTCGTCCTTTCCCATCATGGACGATCTGCGGGCCGAAGGAGCAACGGATTACGTCGCCATGCCCCTGCCCTTTTCCGATGGACGCACGAATGTGCTGACCTTGACCTCGGACCACCCGGACGGGTTCACGACCGAGAACCTAGGGCTGGTGTTCGAATGTGCCACAGTCATCAGCCGCTACTACGAGGTGTTCATGCAGCGCGAGAATGCGCAGGCGCTGTTGGAGACTTATGTGGGCAAGCGGTCGGGTGCGCGGGTGCTGGGCGGTGAGATCCGGCGCGGCGATGGGGACGAGATTGATGCCGCCATCATGTTCTGTGATTTGCGCGGCTCCACCCGATTGGAGCAGGAGTTGCCGAGGGGTGAGTATATTGCGCTGCTGAATGCGTTTCTTGAGATCACGTCGAACATTGTCGATCAGCGCGGGGGCGAAGTGTTGAAGTTTATCGGGGACGCGGTGCTGGCCGTGTTTCCCGCGGGTGAGGATGCGGCGGCGGCCTGTGCGGCGGCGCTGGATGCGGCGCGGGCGGTGGTGGACCAGGTGTCGGCGGATGATGCGACGGCGCGGACATCCTGCGCCATCGGCATCGCCTTTGGCTGCGTGACCTATGGCAATATCGGGTCGAGCACGCGGCTGGATTTCACGGTGATTGGGTTGGCTGCGAATGTGGCGGCGCGCCTGTGCGACGCGGGCAAGCGCCATGGCCACGCCATTGTCGTGACAGATGAGGTGGCGGCGGGCCGGACCGGTCTGACCGATCTGGGTCCGCTGGCGCTGCGCGGGTTCAGCGCGCCGGTGCGTGCGTTTGGGGATGGTGCGTAA
- a CDS encoding GNAT family N-acetyltransferase, protein MFLYRTLTAADASAWLAMRIEGARVAPDGFLVTLDEVREMDEARAQTALEFGGLRGVFEGETLVGFCGYRPQRLRRIRHRAELGPFYVTPSRQGSGAAQVMMQGVLAEARAGGVEQIELTVAPDNARAIAFYKRQGFQKYGVRPDAIREGGVPESELLYLRWVN, encoded by the coding sequence ATGTTTTTATATCGCACGCTCACTGCCGCAGACGCCTCCGCCTGGCTCGCGATGCGGATAGAAGGTGCGCGCGTCGCTCCGGACGGCTTTCTGGTGACACTGGACGAAGTGCGCGAGATGGACGAGGCGCGGGCGCAGACGGCGCTGGAATTCGGCGGACTGCGTGGCGTGTTCGAGGGCGAAACCCTTGTCGGGTTCTGCGGCTACCGCCCGCAGCGGTTGCGACGCATCCGGCACCGGGCGGAGTTGGGGCCGTTTTACGTCACACCCTCACGGCAGGGATCAGGCGCCGCGCAGGTGATGATGCAGGGCGTTCTGGCAGAGGCACGCGCGGGTGGCGTCGAACAGATCGAGCTGACGGTGGCACCTGACAATGCGCGGGCCATTGCGTTTTACAAGCGTCAGGGGTTTCAGAAATACGGGGTGCGCCCGGATGCAATCCGTGAGGGGGGCGTGCCCGAAAGCGAACTTTTGTATCTGCGCTGGGTGAACTGA
- a CDS encoding AMP-binding protein, with product MGWMADETGLGKTAANYVPLTPLSHLRRAASVFADHTAVIYGAHRVSYAEYYERCSRLASGLTGLGVAPGDVVATLLPNLPAQAEAHFGVPACGAVLNTINTRLDVDTVAYIFDHGGAKAVLVDTQFLELAEAAAERMEGAAPTLIECPDPHAGFPASGRHRTYDDLLAAGDPSFDWIMPKDEWESLSLNYTSGTTGRPKGVVYHHRGAYLMTMGTVVSWRMVLHPVFMAIVPLFHCNGWNHTWMMPLVGGTLVCCRDVTATAIYNAIHYDGVTHFGGAPIVLNMIVNALDEDRRTFDHKVEVFTAGAPPAPATLEKIEALGFNVTQVYGLTETYGHVTECLWKSDWDGAEDTAAIKARQGVAFPMMEHITVMDGDMAQVPMDAATQGEIMIRGNSVMKGYLKNPAATEEAFAGGYFHSGDIAIQHPDGYIQIADRAKDIIISGGENISSVEVEGVLMAHPDVNLAAVVAKPDEKWGEVPCAFVELKPGTSPSEADLIAFSRETLAGFKAPKAVVFQELPKTSTGKIQKFELRKVAQDL from the coding sequence ATGGGTTGGATGGCAGATGAGACGGGCCTGGGCAAGACGGCTGCGAACTATGTTCCCCTGACGCCCCTGTCGCATCTGCGGCGGGCGGCGAGCGTCTTTGCCGACCACACTGCGGTGATCTATGGTGCGCACCGGGTGAGCTATGCGGAGTATTACGAGCGTTGTTCGCGCCTGGCATCGGGTTTGACCGGGTTGGGTGTGGCCCCCGGCGATGTCGTGGCGACCCTGCTGCCCAACCTGCCTGCGCAGGCGGAGGCGCATTTCGGCGTGCCCGCTTGCGGCGCCGTTTTGAACACGATCAACACGCGGCTCGACGTGGATACGGTTGCCTACATCTTTGACCACGGTGGCGCCAAGGCCGTGCTCGTCGACACTCAGTTTCTGGAGCTGGCCGAAGCTGCGGCGGAGCGGATGGAGGGCGCGGCACCGACGCTGATCGAGTGCCCCGATCCGCATGCCGGGTTCCCCGCGTCAGGGCGGCACCGGACCTATGACGATCTGCTGGCGGCGGGCGATCCATCCTTTGACTGGATCATGCCGAAGGATGAGTGGGAGAGCCTGTCGCTCAACTACACTTCCGGCACGACAGGGCGGCCCAAGGGGGTCGTCTATCACCACCGCGGCGCGTATCTGATGACCATGGGTACGGTCGTGTCCTGGCGCATGGTGCTGCACCCGGTCTTCATGGCCATCGTGCCGCTGTTTCACTGCAACGGGTGGAACCACACGTGGATGATGCCGCTGGTGGGCGGGACACTGGTGTGCTGCCGGGACGTGACGGCTACGGCCATTTACAATGCCATTCACTACGACGGCGTGACCCATTTCGGCGGTGCGCCTATCGTGCTGAACATGATCGTGAACGCGCTGGATGAAGACCGCCGGACCTTTGATCACAAGGTCGAGGTGTTCACCGCGGGAGCGCCCCCTGCCCCCGCGACGCTGGAGAAGATCGAGGCGTTGGGGTTCAACGTCACGCAGGTCTATGGGCTGACCGAGACCTATGGCCACGTGACCGAGTGCTTGTGGAAGAGCGATTGGGACGGGGCCGAGGATACCGCCGCGATCAAGGCGCGGCAGGGCGTCGCCTTTCCCATGATGGAGCACATCACGGTGATGGACGGGGACATGGCGCAGGTGCCGATGGACGCCGCCACGCAGGGCGAGATCATGATCCGGGGGAACTCCGTCATGAAAGGGTATCTGAAGAACCCAGCAGCGACCGAAGAGGCGTTTGCGGGCGGGTATTTTCATTCCGGAGACATCGCGATCCAGCATCCCGACGGCTATATTCAGATCGCGGACCGGGCCAAGGACATCATCATTTCGGGCGGCGAGAATATCAGCTCGGTCGAGGTGGAAGGCGTGCTGATGGCGCACCCGGATGTGAACCTCGCGGCTGTGGTCGCCAAGCCCGATGAGAAATGGGGCGAGGTGCCGTGCGCCTTTGTCGAGTTGAAGCCGGGCACCTCCCCGAGCGAGGCCGATCTGATTGCCTTTTCGCGCGAGACATTGGCCGGGTTCAAGGCGCCGAAGGCGGTGGTGTTTCAGGAATTGCCCAAAACCTCGACCGGGAAGATCCAGAAATTTGAATTGCGGAAGGTTGCGCAAGATTTGTGA
- a CDS encoding ABC transporter substrate-binding protein — translation MNHPSYVHPAARAYAEEVSAGSLSRREFLTRATSLGVTATAAYGLLGMARPARAAGHAQSGGTLRIESTVKALKDPRTYDWPQMSNYTRGYLEYLVEYQIDGSFEPMLLSGWEVNADATEYVLTVREGVTWSNGDPFTAADVAFNIARWCEREVEGNSMASRMASLVDADTGVAREGAIEVVDDKTVRLVLGQPDITLIAGFSDYPAAVVHQSFGGDPLDNPIGTGPYLPGEFEVGIRAVLEKNPDHAWWGEGAYLDRIEYIDFGTDQAAIFAAVDADEVDMIYESLGEFIELFDTLEWTKSEAVTANTVVIRANQAAEVDGQTPYADARVRRALAMAIDNNVLLELGFNNNGRVGENHHVSPIHPEYAELPAPVHDPEGAAALMAEAGMADFEHELISIDDTWRKNTSDAAAGQLRDAGISVRRTILPGSTFWNDWAKYPLSATDWAQRPLGVQVLALAYRSGEPWNESAFANEEFDSLLSDALAIADADQRREVMAKLQQIMQDEGVVVQPYWRSIYRHHKPEIVGAEMHPTFEIHVSKLGFAA, via the coding sequence ATGAACCATCCTTCCTATGTTCATCCCGCAGCGCGCGCCTATGCCGAGGAGGTGTCCGCCGGATCCCTGTCGCGGCGCGAATTCCTAACCCGCGCGACGTCGCTGGGTGTCACGGCCACCGCCGCCTATGGCCTGCTTGGCATGGCCCGCCCCGCCCGGGCCGCAGGCCATGCGCAGTCGGGCGGTACGCTGCGCATCGAATCCACGGTCAAGGCGCTGAAAGACCCGCGCACCTATGACTGGCCGCAGATGTCGAACTATACCCGTGGCTACCTGGAATACCTTGTCGAATACCAGATCGACGGTAGCTTTGAGCCGATGCTGCTGTCGGGGTGGGAGGTCAACGCGGATGCCACCGAATACGTTCTGACCGTGCGCGAGGGCGTGACCTGGTCCAATGGCGATCCGTTCACGGCGGCCGACGTCGCCTTCAACATCGCGCGCTGGTGCGAACGGGAGGTCGAGGGCAATTCGATGGCATCGCGCATGGCGTCGCTGGTCGATGCCGACACTGGCGTGGCCCGCGAGGGCGCGATCGAGGTGGTCGACGACAAAACCGTGCGTCTGGTCCTGGGCCAGCCCGACATTACGCTGATTGCGGGTTTCTCCGACTATCCTGCGGCTGTTGTACACCAGAGCTTTGGCGGCGATCCGCTGGACAATCCCATCGGCACCGGTCCGTACCTGCCCGGCGAATTCGAAGTCGGCATACGCGCCGTGCTGGAAAAGAACCCCGATCATGCTTGGTGGGGCGAGGGCGCCTATCTGGACCGGATCGAGTACATCGACTTCGGCACCGATCAGGCGGCGATCTTTGCCGCTGTCGATGCGGACGAGGTCGACATGATCTATGAAAGCCTGGGCGAGTTCATCGAGCTGTTCGATACGCTCGAATGGACGAAGTCCGAGGCCGTGACCGCCAACACCGTCGTGATCCGCGCCAACCAGGCGGCGGAGGTCGACGGGCAAACCCCCTATGCCGACGCGCGTGTGCGCCGGGCGCTGGCGATGGCCATCGACAACAACGTGCTGCTGGAACTGGGCTTCAACAACAACGGGCGTGTGGGTGAAAACCACCACGTGTCGCCGATCCACCCCGAATATGCCGAATTGCCGGCCCCGGTGCATGACCCCGAAGGCGCTGCGGCCCTGATGGCCGAGGCGGGCATGGCGGATTTCGAGCATGAGCTGATCTCCATCGACGACACTTGGCGCAAGAACACGTCGGATGCCGCCGCCGGTCAGTTGCGCGATGCGGGCATTTCGGTGCGCCGGACGATCCTGCCCGGCTCGACCTTCTGGAACGACTGGGCGAAGTACCCGCTGTCGGCCACCGACTGGGCGCAGCGCCCGCTGGGTGTGCAGGTGCTGGCGCTGGCCTATCGGTCGGGCGAGCCGTGGAACGAGAGTGCGTTCGCCAATGAAGAGTTCGACAGCCTGTTGTCGGATGCGCTCGCGATTGCCGACGCCGATCAGCGGCGGGAGGTGATGGCCAAGCTGCAGCAGATCATGCAGGACGAAGGCGTGGTGGTGCAGCCCTATTGGCGGTCGATCTACCGCCACCACAAGCCCGAGATCGTCGGCGCCGAGATGCACCCGACATTCGAAATTCACGTGTCGAAGCTGGGCTTTGCAGCCTAA
- a CDS encoding DMT family transporter: MTSQTAHRPTAAALNMVGAMCIIGAIDIYVAVIAQTLSLWQFLIMRLLLAAPIVLALSAMGFGTVRPRGVRAVAVRSTLIATGMFCYFGALAFMPIAMALAGLFTSPIFVLLLTAFVLRQRIGPWRIGAVAVGFAGILVVLGPSGGSLGWVIVLPVLGGMLYASGVVATRALCEGESTLCLLLGIFVAQGVLGTAILAIITVAQPEVGAGGMAFLSRGWVWPIEDAWPYLLLQVVGSVLGVGLLNRAYQLGEASHVAIFEYSVMIFGPFFGWWLLGQPVTWVQGLGIALIAGAGIIIAIRSSTP; the protein is encoded by the coding sequence ATGACAAGCCAAACCGCGCATCGCCCGACCGCAGCGGCGCTGAACATGGTGGGCGCGATGTGTATCATCGGGGCAATCGACATCTATGTCGCCGTGATCGCGCAGACGCTCTCGCTCTGGCAATTCCTGATCATGCGGCTTTTGCTGGCCGCCCCCATCGTGCTTGCGTTGTCAGCCATGGGCTTTGGCACGGTGCGTCCCCGCGGGGTCAGGGCCGTTGCGGTCCGGTCGACGCTGATCGCCACAGGCATGTTCTGCTACTTTGGCGCGCTCGCCTTCATGCCCATCGCGATGGCGCTGGCGGGCCTCTTCACCTCGCCCATCTTTGTCCTGCTGCTGACCGCCTTTGTCTTGCGCCAGCGGATCGGGCCATGGCGGATCGGTGCCGTCGCCGTGGGTTTTGCGGGCATACTCGTCGTCCTTGGCCCTTCGGGTGGCAGCCTCGGCTGGGTGATCGTTCTGCCGGTGCTGGGCGGCATGCTCTATGCCTCGGGCGTCGTGGCCACGCGCGCGCTGTGCGAAGGCGAAAGCACGCTGTGCCTGCTGCTTGGCATCTTTGTGGCCCAAGGCGTTCTGGGCACGGCCATTCTGGCGATCATTACAGTTGCACAGCCAGAGGTCGGCGCAGGCGGGATGGCCTTCCTCTCGCGCGGTTGGGTGTGGCCCATAGAAGACGCGTGGCCCTATCTGCTTTTGCAGGTCGTCGGCTCGGTCTTGGGCGTCGGGCTTTTGAACCGCGCCTACCAGCTGGGTGAGGCGAGCCACGTGGCAATCTTCGAATATTCAGTGATGATCTTCGGCCCGTTCTTTGGCTGGTGGCTTCTGGGCCAACCTGTCACATGGGTGCAGGGGCTGGGCATCGCGCTGATTGCCGGTGCCGGGATCATCATCGCCATCCGCAGTTCGACCCCCTGA
- a CDS encoding aldo/keto reductase — protein MTDRTTIPMHKNVLGHGGLIVSRMGLGTMTFGVETEAEEAHRQLDLFVDHGGTMIDTADGYGAGASEKIIGDWARARGGMNDLILATKGRFAPPPGSHGASRRSLVRSIDASLTRLGVEAIDLYYVHGWDIHTDIADTLGALGDLRAAGKLHHIGWSNLTAWQLQKLLAVAERYNLPKPIAVQPQYNLLERGVELELMPCCLEAGISLVPWSPLGGGWLTGKYSADARPTGATRLGENPARGVEAYDLRNTDHTHAVLNAVSDVANQTGRPPAHVALAWLAARPGVASILLGARTLAQLKDNLAAADFTLTDRQMETLTAASALPALPYPYNFLRDLCGMDVWDRLGT, from the coding sequence ATGACCGACAGAACCACCATACCGATGCACAAAAACGTCCTGGGCCATGGCGGCCTGATCGTGTCGCGCATGGGGCTGGGCACCATGACATTCGGGGTCGAGACGGAGGCGGAAGAGGCGCACCGCCAGCTTGACCTCTTCGTGGACCACGGCGGCACCATGATCGACACCGCGGACGGCTATGGTGCAGGCGCCTCCGAAAAGATCATCGGCGATTGGGCCCGCGCACGCGGTGGGATGAACGACCTGATCCTCGCCACCAAGGGCCGCTTCGCCCCGCCCCCCGGCAGCCATGGCGCCTCGCGCCGCAGCCTCGTGCGGTCCATCGACGCCAGCCTCACGCGGCTTGGGGTCGAGGCGATCGACCTCTACTATGTCCATGGCTGGGACATCCACACCGACATCGCCGATACGCTGGGCGCCCTTGGCGACCTGCGCGCAGCGGGCAAGCTGCACCATATCGGCTGGTCGAACCTGACCGCCTGGCAGTTGCAAAAGCTGCTGGCGGTGGCCGAGCGGTACAACCTGCCCAAACCCATCGCGGTGCAGCCACAATACAATCTGCTGGAACGCGGGGTCGAGCTGGAGCTGATGCCCTGCTGCCTTGAGGCGGGTATCTCGCTGGTGCCCTGGTCGCCTTTGGGCGGCGGCTGGCTGACCGGCAAATACAGCGCCGACGCGCGACCGACTGGCGCAACCCGGCTGGGCGAAAACCCCGCGCGCGGGGTCGAGGCCTACGACCTGCGCAACACCGATCACACCCATGCCGTGCTGAATGCGGTATCCGATGTGGCCAACCAAACCGGGCGACCACCGGCGCATGTCGCGCTGGCCTGGCTTGCGGCGCGGCCCGGCGTGGCCTCGATCCTGCTGGGCGCGCGGACCCTCGCGCAGCTCAAGGACAACCTGGCCGCAGCCGACTTCACGCTCACGGATAGGCAGATGGAAACCCTAACGGCAGCATCGGCCCTGCCGGCCCTGCCCTACCCCTACAACTTCCTGCGCGACCTGTGCGGGATGGACGTCTGGGACAGGCTCGGCACCTGA